The following are encoded together in the Xanthobacter autotrophicus Py2 genome:
- a CDS encoding ABC transporter related (PFAM: ABC transporter related~SMART: AAA ATPase~KEGG: gur:Gura_0114 ABC transporter related), with protein MHALLQADAIAVTFGGLKAVDGVSFSLKAGEIIGLIGPNGAGKTTLFNALVGLQPLTSGKVVLDGDTVSGLKPHKVAAKGMTKTFQNAALFPDMSVVENVMTAALLRHDLAGARATAERVLDKLGLSPIAEADVADLTFPQKALVEMARALATEPRVLLLDEVMAALTPNEMDEVMGVIRALKAEGLSFLVVEHHMRAIMALCDRLLVVNFGRLIAQGTPAEVAADPAVIEAYLGHGAAGKEAAHA; from the coding sequence ATGCACGCGCTGCTTCAAGCCGACGCCATCGCCGTTACCTTCGGCGGCCTCAAGGCGGTGGATGGCGTCTCCTTCTCCCTGAAGGCGGGCGAGATCATCGGCCTCATTGGTCCCAATGGGGCGGGCAAGACCACCCTGTTCAATGCGCTGGTCGGTCTCCAGCCGCTGACCTCCGGCAAGGTGGTGCTGGACGGCGATACGGTGTCCGGCCTCAAGCCCCACAAGGTGGCGGCGAAGGGCATGACCAAGACGTTCCAGAATGCCGCGCTGTTCCCCGACATGAGCGTGGTCGAGAACGTGATGACCGCCGCCCTGCTGCGTCATGATCTTGCCGGCGCGCGCGCCACGGCGGAGCGGGTGCTGGACAAGCTGGGCCTTTCCCCCATCGCCGAGGCGGATGTGGCCGACCTCACCTTCCCGCAGAAGGCTCTGGTGGAGATGGCCCGCGCGCTGGCCACCGAGCCCCGCGTGCTGCTGCTGGACGAGGTCATGGCGGCCCTCACCCCCAACGAGATGGACGAGGTCATGGGCGTGATCCGCGCGCTGAAGGCCGAGGGCCTGAGCTTCCTCGTGGTGGAGCATCACATGCGCGCCATCATGGCCCTGTGCGACCGACTGCTGGTGGTGAATTTCGGCCGCCTGATCGCGCAGGGCACCCCCGCCGAGGTGGCCGCCGACCCGGCGGTGATCGAGGCCTATCTCGGCCATGGCGCCGCTGGCAAGGAGGCCGCTCATGCTTGA
- a CDS encoding ABC transporter related (PFAM: ABC transporter related~KEGG: gka:GK2976 branched-chain amino acid ABC transporter (ATP-binding protein)) gives MLEVRDLSAAYGGPDVLSSVTLEVKAGETVAVLGANTAGKTTLLRSISGLVPKARGTIVFEGAALLGRAAHTIPGLGIGHVPEGRHVFPRMTTLDNLMMGAFGHRSARDIPERVERVFALFPRLKERQSQMAGSMSGGEQQMVSIGRALMGQPKLLLLDEPSHGLAPIVVDELHAAIGEINRQGVSVLLVEQNAMLALSVAHRGYVLEAGHVVLSGTAQALSDDPGVRRAYLGV, from the coding sequence ATGCTTGAGGTTCGCGACCTTTCCGCCGCCTATGGTGGACCGGACGTGCTCTCGTCCGTCACCCTGGAGGTGAAGGCGGGGGAGACGGTGGCCGTGCTGGGCGCCAACACGGCGGGCAAGACCACCCTGCTGCGTTCCATTTCCGGCCTCGTACCGAAGGCGCGCGGCACCATCGTCTTCGAGGGGGCGGCTCTGCTCGGCCGGGCGGCCCATACCATTCCCGGCCTCGGCATCGGCCATGTGCCGGAGGGGCGCCACGTCTTTCCGCGCATGACCACGCTGGACAATCTGATGATGGGCGCCTTCGGCCATCGCAGCGCCCGCGACATTCCCGAGCGGGTGGAGCGGGTGTTCGCCCTGTTCCCGCGCCTGAAGGAGCGGCAGTCTCAGATGGCGGGCTCCATGTCCGGCGGCGAGCAGCAGATGGTCTCCATCGGCCGCGCCCTCATGGGCCAGCCGAAGCTGCTTTTGCTCGACGAGCCGAGCCATGGCCTCGCGCCCATCGTGGTGGACGAGCTGCACGCCGCCATCGGCGAGATCAACCGGCAGGGCGTGTCCGTGCTGCTGGTGGAACAGAACGCCATGCTGGCGCTGTCCGTGGCCCATCGCGGCTACGTGCTGGAGGCGGGCCACGTGGTGCTTTCGGGCACCGCGCAGGCCCTCTCCGACGATCCGGGCGTGCGTCGCGCCTATCTCGGCGTGTGA